AAAGCTTCAATCTTCTCACTCACCACTCTTCCCACACTCCCTTTCCCTTCCCCCCTCACATCATTTCCATCCAAAACCCTAACCAAACCACCCCACGCTTGCTTCTGATACAAGTAAGCACTTTCCTCCGCCACAGCCTTGTAATCCTCTTTCATGCACCTCTCACCCAACACCTCACCAAGCTCTGTGTCCTTCGTCCTCATATAAATGTACCAATACGTGTTCATCGTGAACACGTGCACCAAAACCTTGTCCCTACAACACATACGCTTTGCCTCAATGTTCCGCTGCAGCGCCTCCATGACATTGCTAATTGCATGCTTTAACAAACCCTCGTCCGAAGACATGTCATTGATACTTCTATCTTCCCATGTTTGTTGTGTTCGGAGAACCTTAACCATTGATGTTCTGTAATTAACCGTGGTGAGGTACTTGAGATAGTTGATAGCGTATCTCACAAGTTTTGGAACAGAACCGTCTTGAGCAGGTGGAAGACCGTCGATGCTGCCTTCGATTTGGAGGCCGAATTCCCATAAAACTTTGCTCGAAGCATCGATGATGAGTTTTTCCAACTCGCGGAACCTTGTGCATATGTCTAAGCCAGGTTCGCCTTCGAATATTTGTGACATCTCGGGCTTGAGTTTCTCCAAGGACTCGAACATGTCTAAGAGTTTGAAAAGCTTCTGGGGCTCTTTGCTGCTCCGGGCCACGCCTTCGCCGAAGCGAAAGAATACGGCCATGATCTTGTCGGAAATCTTGATGAAGCATTCTGGCCAGATTAGTCCCTCCATGAAATCTCCCAAGACTCTCTCGCAGAGTTTCTTTTCTGCAAGGAGGACTTTCTTTACTGCCACTTCCAAGTGTTGGATCCAAAGGGTTGTGGCTGTCTCTAAGGTTTCCCACTCCATTTCTTCGATTCCTTCTGGGGTGTATGTTCTCAGGTAATCTGGGTTTAGCTTCATTAGTGCCTTTGCAGCCCTTCTATATCTTGCCTGTTCCATCACATaacagaattatttttttatacacaacTTGTTTTAGTCCTTAAgcttctgtattttttttagcttatatgagaagggattaaaaatacttttttatttatataaaatttaggaATTGAATTACACCATACGAAAGTTCGCAAGctgcaaataaaatttaatgaaaattaatataaagattaaaaacatattttaccaaCCTCGATTATTAGTTATTCTATAATTTTGCTGTATGAATATAATATTGATGAAAAACGTTAAATACTACATTGTTTTGATGCAAGTTGCTATACTTCTATGTAGGAgatgtttttaaatatgaaacGAACCAATCTAATCTTACTTTATGATTAGTtcatatcacatttttttaatcacttttTAACACACAATATGCCAATAgagtgatgattatttgtgatgATCAgggttaattattaattacctTGACGTATATATCAATGCATATGTCTAGGCAATCATTGGCAGCAAGTGTGGTTGAAATTCTTCTGAGGACTTCAATTTCCAGTTCCGACCCCAATTCCCTGAAATCATCACCATGTTGGTGCACCAAATCCCCCTGCAGGTtcctaagcttcatcctcagcaACAACCCTTCAAACTCATCCTGCACATGCACCAACGCCTGGTCCAGCAGCCCCTGAAATCTCATCTCATCCACCTCAATCTCATACAGCCCCTTCAGAGTCCCCAGAGCCTCCCTCAGCCTTGCCTCCCGGTACTGGTCTGCCGCCTTTGTCCGGCTTATGAACTCCACCACCTCCTGCAGCTTCTGGATCACCACTTCCACCTCATCACTTATGTTGCTTAACCCCTCGTTCAGTTGATCCACGTATTTAGTGTACTCCAGAAGCCTCTCAAGCCGCTTCTGAAGCGGCTTCTCCGAGGACAGCCTCGTCGAGAGCTCGACGAGACTGTTCTGGAGACATTCTGTCAACTTGAACGTGTTGAGGAGTGCAAGTGCCGGGGCCAAGGCTCTGGTGATTCTCGAGTCGAGGGCTTTCCTCGACATGGCTAGGGATTGTAAAGGGACGATTCTCTTGGAGGCTGTGGAGAGTGATCTTTGTAAAAGATCGAGCCTTGTGTCTGTGTTTCCCAGGTTTTCTTCTGTTTCCTCGGAGGCTCGAAGTAGGGTTTTTAGGTCGGAACATGCTGACTCGAGCTTGAGAAGTGTTGTTGGGTCTTCTTCCAATGCCATGTTTTTTGGGCATTGCATATTGTTTCCTTTGGGACGAATGAGTATTATATGAAGAGATGGAGTGAGACCAAAGAGTTTGAACGTATTGTCGGAGGCggaagaagaagaggtggaAAAGGTTGGCGTCGATGTGAACGAGGGAGACATATGGCATTCGATTGTGAGAAACAAACAAAACGACAACTGGGCTGTTTCTAATATGCAAAGCCGGTGTCTTTATTCCTCATTGGTTCAAACACACCGTTTAGTGGATATTACACACCATTTAGTGGATATAATTAAGAATATGTTAAATAgctaatgaaaatataaaatttaatttcgaaaatataaaaaatgggaTAAATACATCCGGTCATTAACTTTGATCCTTCacgttaataaaatagcttactgacattcatattttattatgaaaaatttataaaaaaaagttaaataaatagcgtttgattaaacaaaaacaataattttcttatcgttttatggtaaaatttctatttctttttcttttctttttatgttgataatttcaaaattatataacgGAAACAGACTTACTAATGTGATATAGTTCTTCCAAAATTTTGTcgcaatcattataaattttttcaaaattataataattaatcacaatTTACTATTAACATTCggatatatttattatactttttacactttcggggactagattttgtattttcatctttcaaaaacaCATTTATCAGCAAGGtggaaagatgaaaattaaaaaaatatattatatgacaaaaatGTTCCTATGCTGACAATTAGAGATGATTACATTGGCAATCGTTTGAGTGAAAAATTTATCTGTCTGTGTCAtgtaaactattttattaacgatgaCATATGAAAGTTAACAGTCGGATACATTTGTCGTACTTTGTACTTTCGATgattaaattttgcatttttattttttaggaacaCATTTATATTACACATTTAATGACAAAAGAGATTATTTACCTTAATAATAATCCCAATAACATTGAAAGTCCAAATGGACTCGGTCCTAGATTTTTCAGGAAAGAAATTATTAAGCATGTGTTAGGAAATTTATTAGAatcaatttgaaattattttttttaaacaaaaggcTAAACTAGGATCAATTGACTCAAatgatcttaattaattagattcGCACCACCTAAACCAAAATGCCTAAACAACAAAGCCCGAAATTAtactaatgataaaaaaaaaaaaaagacacgtGACAAACATCGTGGGGGTGGAGGACAAGAACCAAATCCATGACAGAAGCAAAAACATAACTCTACCTAAACCTATAGTATGTGACAGcttgtgtattattttttttaaaaaaagctaaTAATTATGCTCGGAACAAAGTCTCACCAATAAATCTATTATATTAGTCTTCTAAGAGGCTAATCTATCTGTACAAGTTTCATGATAGATATATCATATCAAatcaagttgaaataaaattttacacttCACCATACATAaacagaaagtaaaaaataatttgagtgATAGATTTAGTTTAACATGAGTTTAGTTGAATGGAACTATAATCCAAAcactttttgaaattattataatctattttttaaacaatgtttttgtttaCTAGATGACAATGTAATATCAGGtttagtgtaaaaaaaagtGCGTTTAGACTCAAGGTGTTTCACCTCTTagcagtgtttttttttcttgattcttcACTTGTCTCTTGGCACACTAAGATACAAAACACTATATTTATGTCTTGTTCTTCCttatagaagcataatataaaCCACCcgttttaattttctttgtaaACTTTAGTGGCTTTTAAATTTGCTCTATGATCTGAATGTTCAATTAATGCACACATACCCCGATCGATCTTATATTAATTGTGACAACCAAAGTATACTTTTGCATGCATGGCTACAAATCTGATTTTTCACGGAGGCACCTAACAATtggaaattttcaaattaaaatttatcttgtGAAAAGACACAATTGTTGTATCTTGCGAGTCGCGCCTTTTGCATGTTCCATCTCAAGCTTAGTTAGCTGaattcttcaccaaaattcTTTGTCACGAGCCTTTCACTACTCTTATCTCCAAACTCCACAGAATAGTAGACATCTAAAAGGCTCCAACATATGAGCGTGTTACCTTGAAGCGATGAATGAGGTTTCACCAAAAAAATGACTAACTAATAACATATTTGAATATCCTTTCAAAATCATAATGCGGTATCAccataattttttgaaagtaactataaatcaccttttgtttcacggtaattctaattttataattgattttggttcACCTTACCACCACCAAAAGCATGCTATATATCCTTTTTTGACTCtttaatttttgctttttatagttttatgtAGTCACGTAgccatattatatatatatatatatatatatatatatatatatatatatatatatatatatatatatatatatatatatatatatatatatataatatacacaAGACTAGTGAGAGTTACATCTTGCAATCATCTCTTGCATTAATAATATAGTAAGTAGTTTGATACTTATATCTCTTAACTAATTAAGGTTTGGAATTTAAGATTCGGCTTGGACATAAAGTACAATTGAAAGTATTTTATCTCAAAATGCACTAATTGGTAAAGAAGATTAGTtggatattaaataatttttttttaaatatctcctaattataccaaaaaataatatactaagaatgtgtttggatggagaaatttaaaattctgagaaattttaaattttaagaatttcaaatacttcaactgaaattcttttattttcaaaattttgtgtttggataaaaaaattaaaaatgagaatgaaaaaaatgaataaaaaaaagaaaatatggttgATGTGTTAGTTATAAGTATTCCTCTATGCTCACACTCGATCGATATTTTAAGAGCTCAGACGGAGAAGACTGtaagaaaagaatttcaatttctcaccttttaaaaagaaattgaaattccagatttttagttatttaaaattctgttttaaaattctaaaattttaaatttttcataaaaaggatccaaacaatgaattctaaattacagaaatttaaattctctgataaattactttttttagttaaaattctctGTACAAACGCActataagtgattttttttatcataagaaTTTATATGACTTAATTGGTGTGTTATTGTTTTAAACCATTGTAATGTTTGTTTAATggttacattaattaatttaactttacTCGACCTTTTGGGATACAGGTGAGGGTAGGGTTAGACTTCCCTTAGATGGAGAGAAGGCTCACAGGATTTtgaaattccttcaaaaaagttcaacaaagtgcttgAACCTCCCAAGAATTGAGGACCCAAAGAAAAGATGAGAGAACGCGTGCAGTAAAAGCGACCCAGGTGACCGTGAGGCAAGTTGAAGGATTCAAGGGatgttttgaaaaccaatatTAAGGGATCAATCACAATATTGATTtgataaaaatcaatatttactTATAATAACCCATGTTAAACTagtcaattttctaaaaattaatgttagatAACAATGTTaaaagcatattttttttagtaatcttGATTATGTCATTGATTAagcataaaattcaaaaaaaagtttttctgtTTCCAAATTCTAGAAGATTGAACCTACGTCCTCCTATATTATGTCTTCGTGTTCGCGGAAGTTctgaatcatttaaaaattgtagAGTGAAATTacagtttttttgttttaaaaaaaattagatgagtTGATTTTGACAGACTAAACTAATTTTTGTTAGCTTATATTGTAGTTATTATTTAAGTTACATATTttgcactttaattttaatcgtctaataagatataaatttgcaaaatttaattacaatagTCTAAAGTACAAatagttattattgttattatctaATTAGATATCATTATGCACGTATAATAAGTTTTTTGGcttatataattattactttaaaaGCTGTATctaaataatgattttgaattagttaattaataatataagcaCATAAAAATTGTACTCCTAATACATATTACGAAAGAATTTATTTTACCTtagataagtatttttttataataataaaaag
The genomic region above belongs to Glycine max cultivar Williams 82 chromosome 14, Glycine_max_v4.0, whole genome shotgun sequence and contains:
- the LOC100800141 gene encoding exocyst complex component EXO70I, coding for MALEEDPTTLLKLESACSDLKTLLRASEETEENLGNTDTRLDLLQRSLSTASKRIVPLQSLAMSRKALDSRITRALAPALALLNTFKLTECLQNSLVELSTRLSSEKPLQKRLERLLEYTKYVDQLNEGLSNISDEVEVVIQKLQEVVEFISRTKAADQYREARLREALGTLKGLYEIEVDEMRFQGLLDQALVHVQDEFEGLLLRMKLRNLQGDLVHQHGDDFRELGSELEIEVLRRISTTLAANDCLDICIDIYVKARYRRAAKALMKLNPDYLRTYTPEGIEEMEWETLETATTLWIQHLEVAVKKVLLAEKKLCERVLGDFMEGLIWPECFIKISDKIMAVFFRFGEGVARSSKEPQKLFKLLDMFESLEKLKPEMSQIFEGEPGLDICTRFRELEKLIIDASSKVLWEFGLQIEGSIDGLPPAQDGSVPKLVRYAINYLKYLTTVNYRTSMVKVLRTQQTWEDRSINDMSSDEGLLKHAISNVMEALQRNIEAKRMCCRDKVLVHVFTMNTYWYIYMRTKDTELGEVLGERCMKEDYKAVAEESAYLYQKQAWGGLVRVLDGNDVRGEGKGSVGRVVSEKIEAFFKGLNEVCESHARGVYSIPDVDLREQMREATVRLVVPAYAEFLEGYSGLLQRKGYPSVERVKELVGKAFDWGKLKRRTSAASSDWNAARNSGSLERDVRSGNGGGDI